In a single window of the Streptomyces sp. NBC_00285 genome:
- a CDS encoding aldo/keto reductase yields the protein MTMNTRTLGTSGPQVSALGLGCMGMSALYGEADRTESIATVHAALEAGVTLLDTGDFYAMGHNEMLIGEALRTAPAARREQALLSVKFGALRSPDGQWAGYDGRPAAVKNFAAYSLQRLGVDHIDVYRIARLDPDVPIEETVGAIAELVEQGYVRHVGLSEVGAETIRRAAATTPIADLQIEYSLISRGIEDRILPVTRELGISVTAYGVLSRGLISGHFTHDRQLSATDFRAHSPRFQGDNLQHNLNLVEALRKIAEQKDVSVAQIAIAWVLSRGDDIVPLVGARTRERLTESLGALDVTLDTAELAAIEEAVPAGAAAGERYAAAQLAQVER from the coding sequence ATGACGATGAACACCCGAACCCTCGGAACGTCCGGCCCCCAGGTCTCCGCCCTCGGCCTCGGCTGCATGGGCATGTCCGCGCTGTACGGCGAGGCCGACCGGACGGAGTCGATCGCGACCGTGCACGCGGCCCTGGAGGCCGGTGTGACCCTGCTCGACACCGGCGACTTCTACGCCATGGGTCACAACGAGATGCTGATCGGCGAGGCGCTGCGCACCGCACCCGCCGCCCGGCGCGAACAGGCCCTGCTGAGCGTGAAGTTCGGCGCGCTGCGCAGCCCCGACGGCCAGTGGGCCGGCTACGACGGCCGCCCCGCCGCCGTGAAGAACTTCGCCGCCTACTCGCTCCAGCGCCTCGGCGTCGACCACATCGACGTGTACCGGATCGCCCGGCTCGACCCGGACGTCCCGATCGAGGAGACCGTCGGCGCGATCGCGGAACTCGTCGAGCAGGGGTACGTCCGGCACGTGGGCCTCAGCGAGGTCGGCGCCGAGACGATCCGCCGGGCCGCCGCCACCACGCCCATCGCGGACCTCCAGATCGAGTACTCCCTCATCTCGCGCGGCATCGAGGACCGGATCCTGCCGGTCACCCGAGAGCTGGGGATCTCCGTCACGGCGTACGGCGTCCTGTCCCGCGGCCTGATCTCCGGCCACTTCACCCACGACCGGCAGCTCTCCGCGACCGACTTCCGCGCGCACTCCCCCCGCTTCCAGGGCGACAACCTCCAGCACAACCTGAACCTGGTGGAGGCGCTGCGGAAGATCGCGGAACAGAAGGACGTGAGCGTGGCCCAGATCGCGATCGCCTGGGTCCTCTCCCGCGGCGACGACATCGTGCCGCTCGTCGGCGCCCGCACCCGCGAGCGGCTCACGGAGTCCCTGGGCGCGCTGGACGTCACCCTGGACACCGCCGAACTCGCGGCCATCGAGGAGGCGGTACCGGCCGGTGCCGCCGCGGGCGAGCGCTACGCGGCAGCCCAGCTGGCGCAGGTCGAGCGGTGA
- a CDS encoding glycine--tRNA ligase, which translates to MAADKIDTIVSLSKRRGFVFPCSEIYGGQKAAWDYGPLGVELKENLKRQWWRYMVTSREDVVGLDSSVILAPEVWVASGHVATFSDPLTECTSCHKRYRADHLEEAYEAKKGHAPENGLLDINCPNCGNKGQFTEPKQFSGLLSTHLGPTQDSGSVAYLRPETAQGIFTNFAQVQVASRKKPPFGIAQMGKSFRNEITPGNFIFRTREFEQMEMEFFVKPGEDEKWQEYWMEQRWNWYTGLGLREENMRWYDHPAEKLSHYSKRTADIEYRFQFGGNEWGELEGVANRTDYDLTAHSKASGQDLFYYDQESQERWTPYVIEPAAGVGRAMLAFLLDAYIEDEAPNAKGKLEKRTVLRLDHRLAPVKVAVLPLSRNAELSPKAKGLAQALRQNWNIEFDDAGAIGRRYRRQDEIGTPYCVTVDFDTLEDNAVTVRERDSMKQERVSLDQIEGYLAGRLIGC; encoded by the coding sequence GTGGCCGCCGACAAGATCGACACCATCGTCAGCCTGAGCAAGCGCCGTGGCTTCGTATTCCCCTGCAGTGAGATCTACGGCGGTCAGAAGGCCGCCTGGGACTACGGACCGCTGGGTGTCGAGCTCAAGGAGAACCTGAAGCGTCAGTGGTGGCGCTACATGGTGACGTCGCGCGAGGACGTGGTCGGTCTCGACTCGTCCGTCATCCTGGCCCCCGAGGTCTGGGTCGCCTCCGGTCACGTCGCCACCTTCTCCGACCCGCTCACCGAGTGCACCTCCTGCCACAAGCGGTACCGCGCGGACCACTTGGAAGAGGCGTACGAGGCCAAGAAGGGGCACGCCCCGGAGAACGGCCTCCTCGACATCAACTGCCCCAACTGCGGCAACAAGGGCCAGTTCACCGAGCCCAAGCAGTTCTCGGGTCTCCTTTCCACCCACCTCGGCCCGACGCAGGACAGCGGCTCCGTCGCCTACCTGCGCCCCGAGACCGCGCAGGGAATCTTCACCAACTTCGCCCAGGTGCAGGTCGCTTCGCGCAAGAAGCCGCCGTTCGGCATCGCGCAGATGGGCAAGTCCTTCCGCAACGAGATCACGCCCGGCAACTTCATCTTCCGCACCCGCGAGTTCGAGCAGATGGAGATGGAGTTCTTCGTCAAGCCGGGCGAGGACGAGAAGTGGCAGGAGTACTGGATGGAGCAGCGCTGGAACTGGTACACGGGCCTTGGTCTCCGCGAGGAGAACATGCGCTGGTACGACCACCCGGCGGAGAAGCTCTCCCACTACTCCAAGCGCACCGCCGACATCGAGTACCGCTTCCAGTTCGGCGGCAACGAGTGGGGTGAGCTGGAGGGCGTGGCCAACCGCACCGACTACGACCTCACCGCCCACTCCAAGGCCTCCGGCCAGGACCTCTTCTACTACGACCAGGAGTCCCAGGAGCGCTGGACGCCGTACGTCATCGAGCCCGCGGCCGGTGTCGGCCGCGCGATGCTGGCGTTCCTGCTCGACGCCTACATCGAGGACGAGGCGCCCAACGCCAAGGGCAAGCTGGAGAAGCGCACGGTGCTGCGCCTCGACCACCGCCTGGCCCCGGTGAAGGTCGCGGTGCTCCCGCTCTCCCGCAACGCCGAGCTGTCCCCGAAGGCCAAGGGTCTTGCCCAGGCGCTGCGCCAGAACTGGAACATCGAGTTCGACGACGCCGGTGCGATCGGCCGCCGTTACCGCCGCCAGGACGAGATCGGTACGCCGTACTGCGTCACGGTCGACTTCGACACCCTCGAGGACAACGCGGTGACGGTCCGCGAGCGTGACTCGATGAAGCAGGAGCGTGTGTCCCTCGACCAGATCGAGGGCTACCTGGCGGGCCGGCTGATCGGCTGCTAG
- a CDS encoding metal ABC transporter substrate-binding protein: MNVRRRSIPVAATAAAAALGLATLSGCSTDSAAAGNTDRFDVVASFYPMAFLAEQIGGDHVHVTTLTQPGQEPHDLEISAKQTAALQESDAVLYLKNLQPSVDDAVSQSGLKTKIDAASLTSLEKHGNEVGGHAADHDAHENEELAGLDPHIWLDPVRYSQVAEGVGKAFEKADPDNAADYRANTAALVKKLGALNTQFATGLRSTGNKVFITTHAAFGYLAERYGLTEEAINGLDPESEPSANRVKDLEKMAKADGVTTVFYETLVSDKTAKTIASDAGLKTDVLDPIEGITAKSRGKDYFSVQEANLKALQTALGAK, from the coding sequence ATGAACGTACGACGACGCTCCATACCCGTCGCGGCGACCGCCGCGGCCGCCGCCCTCGGCCTGGCCACCCTCTCCGGCTGCTCCACCGACAGTGCCGCCGCGGGCAACACCGACCGGTTCGACGTCGTCGCGTCCTTCTACCCGATGGCCTTCCTCGCCGAGCAGATCGGCGGAGACCATGTGCACGTCACCACACTGACCCAGCCCGGCCAGGAGCCGCACGACCTGGAGATCAGCGCCAAGCAAACCGCCGCGCTCCAGGAGTCCGACGCGGTGCTCTACCTCAAGAACCTCCAGCCCTCCGTCGACGACGCGGTGTCCCAGTCGGGGCTCAAGACCAAGATCGACGCCGCCTCCCTCACCTCCCTGGAGAAGCACGGCAACGAGGTCGGCGGCCACGCGGCCGACCACGACGCCCACGAGAACGAGGAACTGGCGGGCCTGGACCCGCACATCTGGCTCGACCCGGTGCGCTACTCCCAGGTCGCCGAGGGCGTCGGCAAGGCCTTCGAGAAGGCCGACCCGGACAACGCGGCCGACTACAGGGCCAACACCGCGGCGCTCGTGAAGAAACTCGGCGCCCTGAACACGCAGTTCGCCACGGGGCTCAGGAGCACCGGGAACAAGGTCTTCATCACCACCCACGCCGCCTTCGGCTACCTCGCCGAGCGCTACGGCCTGACCGAGGAGGCCATCAACGGCCTCGACCCCGAGTCGGAGCCAAGTGCCAACCGCGTCAAGGACCTTGAGAAGATGGCGAAGGCCGACGGCGTCACCACCGTGTTCTACGAGACGCTCGTCAGCGACAAGACCGCGAAGACCATCGCCTCCGACGCCGGGCTGAAGACGGACGTCCTCGACCCGATCGAGGGCATCACCGCCAAGTCCCGCGGCAAGGACTACTTCTCGGTCCAGGAAGCCAACCTCAAGGCCCTCCAGACCGCGTTGGGGGCCAAGTGA
- a CDS encoding metal ABC transporter ATP-binding protein: protein MTESVVALRGVRADLGSRPVLRGIDLTVNRGEVVALLGANGSGKSTAIRTIIGQVPTAAGEIELFGTPRARFRDWARVGYVPQRTTAAGGVPATVTEIVSSGRLSRARFGVLRRADHEAVRRALELVGMADRAKDSVNALSGGQHQRVLIARALAAEPELLVMDEPMAGVDLASQEVLAQTLTRQVAEGATVLLVLHELGPLEPLIDRAVVLRDGCVQHDGPPPRALGQHALPGHDHVHPHEHEPIRTGLLS from the coding sequence ATGACCGAGTCCGTCGTAGCGCTGCGCGGTGTCCGCGCCGACCTGGGCTCGCGCCCCGTCCTGCGCGGCATCGACCTCACCGTGAACCGCGGTGAGGTCGTCGCGCTGCTCGGCGCCAACGGCTCCGGCAAGTCGACGGCGATCCGCACGATCATCGGCCAGGTGCCCACGGCCGCCGGTGAGATCGAGCTCTTCGGCACTCCGCGCGCACGGTTCCGGGACTGGGCGCGCGTCGGATACGTCCCGCAGCGCACCACCGCCGCGGGCGGCGTCCCCGCGACCGTCACCGAGATCGTGTCCTCCGGGCGCCTGTCGCGCGCCCGCTTCGGCGTGCTCCGCAGGGCCGACCACGAGGCCGTGCGCCGGGCCCTGGAGCTGGTCGGCATGGCGGACCGCGCGAAGGACTCCGTGAACGCCCTGTCCGGCGGCCAGCACCAGCGGGTGCTGATCGCCCGCGCGCTCGCCGCCGAACCCGAACTGCTGGTCATGGACGAGCCGATGGCGGGCGTGGACCTGGCCAGCCAGGAGGTCCTCGCACAGACCCTCACCCGCCAGGTCGCCGAGGGCGCCACCGTCCTGCTCGTGCTGCACGAACTGGGCCCGCTGGAGCCCCTGATCGACCGGGCGGTCGTCCTGCGCGACGGCTGTGTGCAGCACGACGGACCGCCTCCGCGGGCCCTCGGCCAGCACGCCCTCCCCGGCCACGACCACGTCCACCCCCACGAACACGAACCGATCCGTACGGGGCTGCTGAGCTGA
- a CDS encoding Fur family transcriptional regulator, producing the protein MTTAGPPVKGRATRQRAAVAAALDEVDEFRSAQELHDMLKHKGDAVGLTTVYRTLQNLADAGEVDVLRTSDGESVYRRCSTGEHHHHLVCRICGKAVEVEGPAVETWADAIAAEHGYVNVAHTVEIFGTCADCAAVKD; encoded by the coding sequence GTGACGACCGCAGGACCGCCCGTGAAGGGCCGTGCCACCCGGCAGCGGGCCGCCGTGGCGGCGGCGCTCGACGAGGTCGACGAGTTCCGCAGCGCGCAGGAACTGCACGACATGCTCAAGCACAAGGGCGACGCCGTCGGTCTGACCACGGTCTACCGCACGCTCCAGAACCTCGCCGACGCGGGCGAGGTCGACGTCCTGCGCACCTCCGACGGCGAGTCCGTCTACCGGCGCTGCTCCACCGGCGAGCACCACCACCACCTCGTCTGCCGGATCTGCGGCAAGGCGGTGGAGGTCGAGGGCCCGGCCGTGGAGACGTGGGCGGACGCGATCGCGGCCGAGCACGGATACGTCAACGTGGCCCACACCGTGGAGATCTTCGGGACCTGCGCGGACTGTGCGGCGGTCAAGGACTGA